CAGCGCGATTTCCGAGGAGGACGGCCATGGCGATCGACCATGAACGGAACCGCGTATTAGCCTCGTTACGGGATCAGACAGAAGGGGCGAACAGTGCTGTGTTGGGCGAGCGTCTTGGGCTCGTGCGCGAGGTTGTGGAGCGCCATCTTCTCTACTGCGCGGATTACGGGTTGGCAACGTGGAGGCGAGTCCGGAACGGGTTGGGGCAAGCGGCGATCACGGACCGCGGTCGCGACTATCTGGTGCGGCAGGAGCTGTAGACTCGAGCCGCATGGGTGATCGCGCTGGAAGCCGGGATCAACCGACAGATTCCCTACGGGGCGATAGGCACGATAGAACGTGGGAGGTGACAACATGATTCTTATGAGAAGGTCGCTCTTTGACGAGGACGTGCAGGAGATGCGTCGCCAACTTGGTGGACTTCTTGACGCTGTGCCAACGCCGTGGCCCCGTGAGATCGTCGGGCCCGATGTGGAGTGGCAGCCGCCAGTTGAGGTGTTCGAGAATGCGCATGAGGTAGTGATCAAGGCGGCGCTGCCCGACATCGATCCGAAACAGGTAGACATTACCATCACCAACGACGCCGTCACGCTCAAGGGGTCGCGGAAGCCCGAAGAGCAGAAGGACAGCATCTATCATCGGCGAGAGTTGCGCTATGGCGCATTTCTCCGGACCGTGCCGCTTCCCACAGAAGTGAAGGGTGCCGAGGCAAAGGCGTCCTACCACGACGGAATGCTCGAAGTGAGACTGCCAAAGTCGGACCGAGCGAAGAACACCACCGTGAAGGTGACAGTCAAGTAGCAGAGCCCATGCCGGCGCGGGGGCAGGTGTACGTACTGCCCCTCCTCGTCCGGTTGGGGCCTTATTGACATTGTCCCTCCCGGGCCGCCCCGCTGGCCGAGCTTTGAGCGGGCCGCCTTACGACGGGATTGGGTGCAGTACAGTTCGACAGCGGACATCCGCCTCTGCGGGAACGGGTCACAGCGCGGGCCAGGGCGTTCGGCGTGGCAGTCACGAGGAGGGATACGCACCATGGTGGTAACGCACCCGCTCGGAATGGACCTCGACCAGTACCAGTACGGGTTTCACGATCCGGAGCAGTACGCGTTCAAGTCCCGCAAGGGCTTGGACCGCGAGATCGTGGAGATGATCTCGCACATGAAGAGTGAACCCGCCTGGATGCGCGCCCTCCGGCTCCACTCGCTCGGGGTGTGGGAGAAGAAGCCACTTCCGACTTGGGGTGGCAACGTGGGCGAGATCGACTTCAACGATATGTACTACTACCTCAAGCCGATGGAGGGTCAAGGGAAGACCTGGGATGATGTCCCGGCGGACATCAAGAACACCTTCAACCGGCTGGGGATCCCCGAGGCGGAGAAGAAGTACCTGGCCGGCGTGGGGGCGCAGTACGAGAGCGAGGTCGTCTACCACAGTCTGCGCGAGGAGTGGACGAAGCAGGGCGTGGTCTTTCTCGACATGGACTCCGCGCTGCGCGAACATCCGGACATCGTCAAGGAGTACTTCGGGACGGTCATCCCGCCCGAGGACAACAAGTTCTCCGCGCTCAACAGTGCGGTCTGGAGCGGCGGGTCGTTCGTCTACGTTCCCGAGGGCGTCCGCGTCGATATTCCGCTGCAGGCGTATTTCCGGATCAACGCTCAGAACATGGGGCAGTTCGAGCGAACCCTGATCATCGCGGAACGCGGCTCCTACGTCCACTACGTGGAGGGGTGCACGGCCCCGACCTACTCCAGCGACTCGTTGCACAGCGCGGTCGTCGAGATCATCGTCAAGGAGGGCGCGCGGGTTCGGTACACGACGATCCAGAACTGGTCTAAGAATGTCTACAATCTCGTCACGAAGCGGGCCGTCGCCTACCGTGACGCGACGATGGAGTGGGTGGACGGCAACCTCGGGAGCAAGTTGACGATGAAGTACCCGAGCGTCTATATGGTGGAGCCCGGCGCGAAGGCCGAGATCCTCTCAATCGCCTTCGCCGGCGCTGGACAGCACCAAGATCCCGGCGCGAAGGTGATCCACGCCGCGCCGCATACCCAGTCGTCGATCGTCAGCAAGTCAATCAGCAAGTCCGGCGGGCGAGCGGGCTACCGGGGCCTCGTGAAGATTTACCCGGGGGCCGCGGGGAGCAAGTGCGCGGTTCGATGCGATGCGCTCATTTTGGACGACCAGTCGCGGTCGGACACCTATCCGACCATGGAGATCGACGAGGCGGACGTGGAGGTGACCCATGAGGCGACTGTGTCGAAGGTGTCGAACGAGCAGCTATTCTATCTGATGAGCCGCGGGATCAACCAGGACGAGGCGATGAGCTTGATCGTCCGTGGGTTTATCGAGCCGATCTCACGCGAGTTGCCGATGGAGTACAGCGTGGAGTTGAACCGGCTGATCCAGCTTGAAATGGAGGGGTCGGTCGGCTAAACGGGCGCCCGCGGTGAGACGCGAGCGAGGAGTTGTTGATTGAGGAGGTTGTCGCATGCCCGCCAAACTGTTGGTGTACCATGAGGATGCCCGCAAGGCCCTGGAGCGCGGCGTCGAGAAGGTCGCCAGCGCCGTCCGCGTGACGCTCGGCCCCAAGGGCCGCAACGTCGTCCTGGAGAAGAAGTGGGGCTCGCCGACGATCACCAAGGACGGCGTGACCGTCGCCAAGGAGATCGAGCTGGAAGATCCCTACGAGAACATGGGCGCGCAGCTTGTCAAAGAGGTGGCGAGCAAGACCAACGACGCCGCCGGGGACGGGACGACAACAGCCACGGTACTCGCGCACGCGATCGTCAAGGAGGGCCTGAAGAACGTTGCGGCGGGCGCCAACCCCATGATCGTGAAGCACGGGATCGACAAGGCCGTCGAGGCTCTCGTGGACGCGCTCAAGAAGATCAGCGTGCCGCTCGAAGGCAAGGAGCACATCGCCCACGTCGCCGGCATCGCCGGGAACGACCCCGAGATCGGGCGGATCATCGCTGAGGCGATGGACAAGGTCGGCAAGGACGGGGTGATTACGATCGAGGAGTCGAAGGGTGTCGAGACCACGGTCGAGGTCGTCGAGGGCATGCAGTTCGACCGCGGCTATATCTCCCCGTACATGATCACCGACCCCGACAAGATGGAGGCGGTCCTCGAGGACCCGTACATCCTCCTGACCGAGAAGAAGATCAGCGCGGTCAAAGACATCGTCCCGGTCATGGAGAAGGTGATACAGTTCGGTAAGCCGCTCGTGCTCATCGCCGAGGATGTCGAGGGCGAAGCCCTGGCCACCCTGGTCGTGAACAAGCTGCGCGGCATCATGGCGGGCATGGCGATCAAGGCGCCCGGGTACGGAGATCGTCGCAAGGCGATGCTGGGGGACATGGCGGTCCTCACCGGCGGCAAGGTGATCAGCGACGACATCGGCATCAAGCTCGAGAACGTCGAGTTGGAGATGTTGGGCCGGGCGGCCAAGATCCGGGTCGCCAAGGAAGAGACCACCGTTATCGAGGGCCGGGGAAGCAAGAAGGACATCCAGGGGCGGATCGCCCAGATCAAGAAGGAGATCGAGATCACAACCTCCGACTACGACAAGGAGAAACTACAGGAGCGGCTCGCCAAACTCGCCGGCGGAGTGGCCGAGATCAAAGTCGGCGCCGCCACCGAGACCGAGCTCAAGGAGAAGAAGCATCGGTTCGAGGATGCGCTGAGCACGAGCAAGGCTGCCGTGGAGGAGGGGATCGTCCCCGGAGGCGGGGTGGCCTTGCTCAACATCGCGAAGGCCCTGGACAAGGTGGATGCCGACGATGTCGATGAGCAGAGCGGCGTGAACATCGTCCGCAGGGCCATCGAGGAACCGGCGAAGTGGCTGGCCACGAACGCAGGGATGGAGGGCGCGGTCGTCGTGGCGCGGATTAAGTCGGAAAAGCACGGCATCGGCTACGACGTCGCCGAGAACCGCTACACTGACATGCTAAAGGCCGGGATCATCGACGCGACAAAGGTCACGCGGCTCGCGCTGCAGAACGCCGCGAGCGTTGCGAGCCTGCTGCTGACCACCGAGGCGCTCGTCGTGGAGAAGGGCAAGAAGGATGCGGCGGCGGCGACCACAGGCGGCTACAACCCGGGCGACATGGATATGTAGCCATCCGGTGTTCGCCGGGTCACAGGGGGGCCGTAACGCCCCCCTGTTTTTGTGGACGCGTCCCATTGACACGGCGCGCGGCTGGCCCGCTCACCCGCCTGCAGGGTATCTCCGATATCGGAACCACAACGATTGTAGACGCAGCATAGCGAGCCCCACTCCATGCCAGCTCTAAGAGGTTTCCGCGGGGCCTTTCGGGCGAACATCGCTTCCACGATCAGCAGCCCGCTCTCACCAGCCCGTCGCACGACCCTCAGCAGTGTCACCATGCTCGATATTTCTTCCAGCTGCTCGGCGACAAACCACTGGAGGACGTTCTGGGCCGATCCCGGGCCCCGCCACAACGCCCACCCCGCGACCGACCTGCACGCTAGAGACGCGGCGGCGTACGCATGCCGCCCGAACGTGATCCGGAGAGGGTTCCAGGAGACCCGCGCGAATGAGCTACGCTGGGACACGGTAGGGCTGGGGGGAGGCGCTTGAGCACCGAAGAGGAGCGAATTCGGAAAAAGGCCGAAGAACTGGACCAACGGGGAAAGAAGGGCCAAGTTCAGGGGGGTATGCCAAAGAAACCAGAAACTCGAGAGCGGGTCAAGTTTGGAGTTTGGGGCCTTATTTGTGGGGCAGTCATCACAATGATCATCGGCTTTGCGTGGGGCGGTTGGACAACCGGGGGCACTAGCCGACAGAGGAGCGAGGAGGCGGTCTTGGCGACTCGGGCCGCGATCTGTGTCGCCCAATTCATAAAGGACCCGAACTATAAAGAGAACCTTAAACAATTAAAGGCGGTAGACTCCTACGAGAGAAGTACGTTCATTGAAAAAGGTGGCTGGGACAAGATGCCCGGGGAAAAGGAGGCTAACTATGATGTAAGCCGAGCATGCGCCGACGGGCTTGAATATCTTACGAAATAGGCTAGGCTCGTCAACGTGTATTTTGCGTCCGGGGCATAGTGACAACTAGGGCAGTCTCGAAACCGGTTGTTGGGTGAGCATCTGCTCTTTCGGCGCTTTCCGGCGGAACTGAATCGCTGAAACCCTCGACTTTATTGATCTGGAGCGGGAAACGGGACTCGAACCCGCGACCCTCTGCTTGGGAAGCAGGTACTTTAACCCCCTTCTGTAGCTCTCGGAAAGCAACGCCTCAAGAGTGGTAAACATCTGCCTCTCTGGCTTGTCGCATACGCGCCGCGTCCTCTATGGATGTTCAGATGTTTACATAGACTATGACCCGTTGTTGCACCCCAACGCCATGCCACCGCGTCGCTATTGTGGCTTGCGGCCGCGTGGCTCCGTCAAGTCGTGCCTCGCCTTCCACGCATCAAGAGTGAGTTCGCCTCGGTCGACCAGCCGCGCATCGTGCAGCGCCGCACGTGACAGCCTATGGCGTTCTTCCGATGTGAGCTTTTTTCGGTGGACGCGCAGGGCAAAGCGTTTACGCAGCCGCGTGTAACATTCCCCCCAGAGTTGGTGACAGACCAGCGGCCGTCGTCACAGCCTTGACTCGCCGGCATTCATTGCACGTCGTCTGGCGAGGCCGGTCGTTCTGCCGCACAAATGGGCGATGGCAGCGACGGTACACCCAGAGGCGGTTGGTGATGAGGCCGAAAAGGCATGAGAGTCCCAACGCACCGATTTCGGGGTTCTCCCCGAGGGAGAATTCTTGTACGAATGCGGGGTACCCGGCCGGAAGGTCCCATGGCACGGGAGCCCAACACCGCGCACCGCTCGTCGGACCGGTGGTCCTTTGTGCCCGCTGCGACAGAATCATGGAGAGGGTATTCACATGCGGGTTTTTGTTTACCAAAGCTCAAACTTCTGCACGCGACGTACCTCCGCTCTAGCCACATCCCAGATCTTGGTTTCATCTTCGCGGTGCGATCTAGTTGGTTCCAAGCTGCGGCAAGGATGCAGGTTAGGCAAACGGTGGTTGATCAGTCACGTTGTGATAGGCGGCGAGTGCTCGGGCGCGGCGTTCTTTCGGCGGAGCGGCATACACACGATTGCGCTGTCGCCATGTGAGGGCGCGGCAGACAGGACACCATCGGCCGATGACCCCCCGCGGACGAAAGAACAGGGCCCCACATCCGCCGCCGTTCATATTGCGTCGAGTTGTTCCAGCGCCTCCACAAACTTCGAGCGGGGCGTGCTGGTTCCAGGCGTGCAAGAGCTCGCACCAAACCACCGAGGCAAGATCCCGCACGCGCCAGGCGAAAAACAGCGCTGTGTGCGCGGTTCGGTAGTACAAATCGGCACGTTCGCGCGGCGTGCCCACGGCTGGTGCGAAGTGTGCAGCCTCGGTAGGCGAAAATCGCACGATCCCCTCCTCCGGGGATAGTCGGATCGCGTCAACGTCAACGTGACGCCGCATCTCGAGAAAGATCGTGTTGAGTAGCGTTGGGCTCGTAGGACGATCAACCGTGCGTTTGCGCCACGGCCAGCCCACCAGGAGCCGCTCGACACTCGGTTGAAGCCGGGCGGCGGCATCAGGATCCCAAAGCGCCCCAGGTATCTCGCGGGGACGCCCTCCACCCATGACCGCATGGACGCACATGCCGAGCACGCCATGAATCCCTAACACGCCGCGCACCACGCCTTCCGTGCTCCACCACCGGAGAGTCTCTCTTCCTTCCCCGCGGCCGGTGAACTGTACCGCAATCGGCCACCCCGGAAGGTACTGTGGAATATCAAGCGTGACGGATTCACGCAATTTTTCCAGACGGCGAGCTCTCCGCCGCGCTTGAATTGTCCGTCGTCTAGAAGCGTGATGAATAGAACCAATAGAATTTGCCACAACTAATTTGTATCATGTACCAAATCGGACCGCAAGTTGGAGGTGTCACAAGTGCGGAGCAAGCTCGTCACTCCAGCAGAGCTAGCTCGCCGGGTCGGGGTTAGTCCTGCTGCGGTTGTGGTGTGGGCAGATCGCAACCTGTTCCCGGTCGTCAGGACGGAATCCGGGCGGCGGCTGATCGTCGATGGCCCCGCGCTCGCTAGGTTCCTGATGTCCCGGCAGGTTCGAAGCGCTGCGGTGCGCCCTGGGTCAATCCACGCGGAGCCGCGTCACAAATGAAGGTCGCGGAGCCGCCGCAAGACGGCTACACGCGGCCGCTGCACGCAACCACGCCCGCCGGTCCAATCAGCGCGAACGCGGCGCAGAAACAGAAGAGGATGCGCGGGAACGTGATCACGCACACGCTGTGCGATCCTTTGACCGGCGAGGTTCGTTGGCACCACGTACGGCAGTATTTCACCGACGGCACAAAAAAGGTGTGGTGGAAGTCGGTGGCCCCAGATGGGAAGTGGCGGCTGGGTCTCCACGGCCTGCGGCCGGCGCAATTGCCGTTGTGGAATGCGCATCGGCTCCATACGTTCCCGCCCGACGTGCCGGTCACACTCGTCGAAGGTGAGATGGCTGGCGAGGCGCTCCACGAACTGGATATCCCGGTTGTCGCAACTGTCACTGGTGCGCCCGACGCCCCGGACCGTGATGTACTCGCCGTGCTCGCCGGGAGGCACGTCATCCTGTGGTGGGACGCCGACTCGGTGGGCGCGGCCCTCATGCGGAGCGTTGCTCGCGTGCTTGCCGACGGAATCGCCTCGTCGGTGCGCTGGATTCATTGGCAGGACGCGGAGCCGACGGAAGATGCCGCCGACCACGTGCGGCTACACGGTGCGGCGGCGACGCGCGATCTCCTTGCCCGGGCGCAGGCCGGAATGCCGCCGGTCCCCGCGAGCGTGAAGGGCGAGGGACCGCGCTACGGTCATCGCTCGAACGCGCGCAGCGACGGTCACGACGGTGCGGCCTCTGCCTCTTCTAAACGCAAACGTTCGCAGGGTGAACTATTGGCCGGGGTGGTTCGGGAGGCGCAAGCGCATGGAGCGGAGCTCTTCCACGAGCCCGATCGGCGCGCGTATGTGACGCTGGCGACCGGCGGGCATCGTGAAACTTGGCCAGTGCGGTCGCTTGGGTTCCGTTCCTGGCTGTCGCACAAGTTCTACACGAGCCAGGGGAAAGCGCCAAGCGCGCAGGCGGTCGAAGATTTTCTCCGCGTGCTGGAAGGGCAGGCGCTCTTCGACGGCCCCGAACATCCCGTGTTCACGCGCATCGGTAAACGCGGGGCGAATCTCTACCTCGACCTGGGCGACCCCGAATGGCGTGCTATCGAGATCACTCCGACCGGATGGTGGATCGTCCCCCATCCGGTGAGGTTCCGGCGGGCGTCGGGGATGGCGGCGCTCCCCATCCCGGCTCCGGGAGGGAAGCTCGATGCCCTCCGACCATTCGTGAACACCCCCACCGATGCGGACTGGGTCTTACTCGCCTCCTGGCTCGTAGCCGCCCTCAGCGCACGGGGACCGTACCCCGTCCTGGTCCTCCATGGGGAGCAGGGATCGGCGAAGAGCACGACGGCCCGCGTGCTGCGCGCATTGGTGGATCCTAGCACGGTCCCGCTTCGGTCTGAACCGAAGGAGGCGCGCGATCTGATGATCGCGGCGAAACATGGGTGGATGCTTGCTTACGACAACCTCTCGCACCTCGTCCCCTGGCTCTCCGACGCGATCTGCCGCCTTTCGACGGGTGGCGGCTTCGGCACGCGGCAGCTCTACACTGACGAGGACGAAATCCTGTTTGATGCCATGCGCCCGGTCATCATCGACGGCATTGAAGAACTGGCTACTCGGGGTGATCTCCTTGATCGCTCGATCATCCTGCGGCTCCCGCCGATTCCGGACAACCGGCGACGGCCCGAAGCGGATTTCTGGCAAGATTTCGAGGCGGCGCGTCCGAGTATACTGGGCGGCCTGCTAGATGCCGTCGTAGGCGCGCTTGCTCGACACAACCAGGTTCAGCTCGCCACGCTCCCTCGGATGGCGGACTTCGCCCGGTGGGCCGTGGCGGCGGAACCCGAGTTGGGGTGGTCAGCGGGGACCTTCCTCCGGGCATACACCGACAATCGGGTGGCCGCGAACGAACTGGTGCTGGAATCGTCCCACATCGTTCCGCACCTCCAGCAGCTTCTCGATCAACAGGTGAGCGGTGAGTGGACGGGTCGAGCGACGGACCTTCTGAGCGAGCTCAACAAGCGCGTGCCGGAGGATGTGGCCAGGCTCAAGGGGTGGCCAAAGTCGCCACGTGCCCTCCGGGGTGCTCTGGATCGAGTCGCCCCCAACTTGCGGGTGACCGGGATTGAGATCACCTTCAGCCGGGGGAAAGATCGAATCGTCACGGCCCGAAAAACGGGGGGAACAACCGACGGCACCGTCGCTACCGACGGCGCCCCCAATGAAATCAGCCCTTCTAGCACCGACGGTACCGACGACGGTCGGGTGCGGGAAGAGGCGACCGACGCCACAACCGACGTCGCGGAACCCCTAGCACTATTCGCGGGTGCCGACGGTACCGTCGGTGCCGACGGTCCACTCCCACGTTCATCTTGTTCTGGAAACGGCGAGGCTGGGCAGGCTGACGGCTATGACGCGGCACGGAGCCATGATGGTCACGACCCGGCGGACGTGGACCACGTCCCCGATGCCGCCTCGACCACGGGCTCCCGGTTCCGGTTCTACTGTCAGTCATGCAACAAGCTGACGATCGAGGCTACGGCCAACGCTTCCCCATGCTCGAGCTGTGGCGGTGAGCGCAGGATCCTCGCAGCGGCGGTGCGCACGTGATTCGCGCCCGAGCGTCGGATAAGTCGGTGCACGCCTGTACATCGCTGCGCGCGGACGATCTCCGGTCGGTGATCAAACGGTTGAACCCCCGCCTCGGGCTTGCCGGCTACGCTGCGAGCGAACCTCTGCCTGCCATTGCATACCTCAAGGCGCTGGCCGACAAGTGCGGATTCCCGCATCTCGAAGTGTCACCAGGTGTGACCGTGCCACCCGGGGAGAAAAGCTGGTGTGGGTTCGCCAGAGCGCTCCAACGCGCACTCACTCGCACGGCCCCGAACCCTGACCAACTCCGGGGGACAGCGTTAGTCAACCTGATTGGGGCGCTGGACGCGCTAGCGACCCTTACTGAAGTGCTGGGGCCGGTCCGTGCGCTCCCGACAATACTCGCGCCGTTGGCGACACTATCGCCCGCGTCCGAGCGGATGGTGTGGGTGGACCCACTCGAGGGCCGGCCGCCGCTTCCAAATTGGTACACGGCCGAAATGTTTCTGTACGACATCAGGAAGTGATACGCGGCTGGCCGAAGCAAGCTCTGGGACGGCGGCGTGTGAGGGTGCTACGCTTAGGCGCGCGGCGCTGTGCTGTTCTGTACTCTCGGGCGTTGCTGTCCGATGACCCTTTTTGTCTGCGCTACTAACGTATTTTGGCTTCTGGGGCGCGGGAGCCCAAACACCGCGCCCCAGGCTTGAGCAACCCCGCGAATTACCTTTTGTGCGCACGCTGGGATGGCAAGACAAAAATGAAGCGCGAACGAGCATCGAATGTTAAGAAAGCCGTCGCCTTCCATTGACGTGCCGATTCCTGAAGACCAAGCCCGTTGCCAAACTTTGTTCCTTCTGGACTCATGATGGTCTCTTCTGTCATTGCTCGGCTGGCGCGGGTCCGTTTGCCGGAACTGTTCTTGTAGCAGCTCCTCCATCGGCGACAGACGACCGCAGACTCATCGCCCGGCGCATCTTATCGGAGAGCAGCGGATACACCTGCACTGCCCGGGAGGCGTGCCGCCTCGAGCACTCGAGCGAACTCATCAGACGCACCGTCTCCCCGGACACCGATCCACGACGCCGTCACGGCCCCCGCCCGGGGGACAAGTCAATCCTTCCGAACCGGACTCGCGCAAGTGTGTTGGCCTCCTGCTCGGTCCTCGAGGAATCACCGCACCGGGGACACGACCAGCGGCCGAGGTGGGTGAGCCGCACTCGTTTTTCGCTCCGTTCGTCCTCGGACAGCGTGGCGTTCGCCGCCATCCACTCCACCAGATCCCAACCACGGCCGCAGCGAGGGCAGGCCCACGTGTCGTCTTCCAACCGGTCACCTCCACGGTCATCGTATACCGTGGTGACGAGATCGGACCCCGCGTCTCCCCGGGAGACAGTCATCGGACCCGCAACGGCCGCAACATGAAGTTGCGTTCCCCTCCCCTCCCGCTCCCCACCCCAAAGCGCAGAGAGCAGGGATCGGTCGGGCGCCCTCTCCCAGTCGCCCTCCCTCCAAAACCTCCCGTGGAACGGAAACGGAACGATCGGTTCGTATTCCCGGGTTCCTGATGGGCAATGCTCGGGAGACAACCCCAAAAGAGTGGTGCTCGGTTTTGCGCACATGAACGGTCATCCAGCGACATGCCAGCGTCTCCGTGGATCTGTCCCATCCGGTCGGCAGACCGGGTCCGCCCCGAGAGGAAGGTACAGTGTCCGCTGAGCGTCGCCGCTGCCGTTGCCGATGGTGCGGAAGAAACGGGGCCTCCGCCCCATGATTCGGAGGATGTTCGTCCACGGGCGCTGCCGTTGCCGTTTGTTGGCCCGCCGTTGACGAGTCCGTGAGATGCGAGCGATCGGAATCGCGATGGTGTTTGGGAGCAGCCGCACGAGCAGTTTCGTGGGCCCCGGGTGTCGGATGCGGAACGGACTCTGGCCAACCGCAGCCTCGTACGCATCCCGGTGGTCCTGGGGCGTTTTGCAGATCATCAACGCTGTGCAGTTGCCGTACCGGTGCGCGCCAGAGATCCGGAGGTGCTTTCGGACGGTGGAGCGCCCGATGAGCGCCATCTGCGCGATGGAGGCCGTCGAGGTCGGACGGTCTCGCCGGTTGGCCGTCACCGCCGCGGCGAGCAGTTTCGCGCGCACCTGCATCGTCGGCCCAGCGATCCAGTCGAACGGGATTGCCACCCCTACCCCGGCGTGCGGGACCGCGAGCGCCAGGGCAACGCGAGCCGGCGAGTACAACCACAGTGCCCCGGGAGACGGCGACCAGCACACCCACGCTCCGGCACGGACGATGCGCCGGATCTTGTGGCGGTTCCAACCCAGC
The bacterium DNA segment above includes these coding regions:
- a CDS encoding Hsp20/alpha crystallin family protein, yielding MILMRRSLFDEDVQEMRRQLGGLLDAVPTPWPREIVGPDVEWQPPVEVFENAHEVVIKAALPDIDPKQVDITITNDAVTLKGSRKPEEQKDSIYHRRELRYGAFLRTVPLPTEVKGAEAKASYHDGMLEVRLPKSDRAKNTTVKVTVK
- the sufB gene encoding Fe-S cluster assembly protein SufB, giving the protein MVVTHPLGMDLDQYQYGFHDPEQYAFKSRKGLDREIVEMISHMKSEPAWMRALRLHSLGVWEKKPLPTWGGNVGEIDFNDMYYYLKPMEGQGKTWDDVPADIKNTFNRLGIPEAEKKYLAGVGAQYESEVVYHSLREEWTKQGVVFLDMDSALREHPDIVKEYFGTVIPPEDNKFSALNSAVWSGGSFVYVPEGVRVDIPLQAYFRINAQNMGQFERTLIIAERGSYVHYVEGCTAPTYSSDSLHSAVVEIIVKEGARVRYTTIQNWSKNVYNLVTKRAVAYRDATMEWVDGNLGSKLTMKYPSVYMVEPGAKAEILSIAFAGAGQHQDPGAKVIHAAPHTQSSIVSKSISKSGGRAGYRGLVKIYPGAAGSKCAVRCDALILDDQSRSDTYPTMEIDEADVEVTHEATVSKVSNEQLFYLMSRGINQDEAMSLIVRGFIEPISRELPMEYSVELNRLIQLEMEGSVG
- the groL gene encoding chaperonin GroEL (60 kDa chaperone family; promotes refolding of misfolded polypeptides especially under stressful conditions; forms two stacked rings of heptamers to form a barrel-shaped 14mer; ends can be capped by GroES; misfolded proteins enter the barrel where they are refolded when GroES binds) gives rise to the protein MPAKLLVYHEDARKALERGVEKVASAVRVTLGPKGRNVVLEKKWGSPTITKDGVTVAKEIELEDPYENMGAQLVKEVASKTNDAAGDGTTTATVLAHAIVKEGLKNVAAGANPMIVKHGIDKAVEALVDALKKISVPLEGKEHIAHVAGIAGNDPEIGRIIAEAMDKVGKDGVITIEESKGVETTVEVVEGMQFDRGYISPYMITDPDKMEAVLEDPYILLTEKKISAVKDIVPVMEKVIQFGKPLVLIAEDVEGEALATLVVNKLRGIMAGMAIKAPGYGDRRKAMLGDMAVLTGGKVISDDIGIKLENVELEMLGRAAKIRVAKEETTVIEGRGSKKDIQGRIAQIKKEIEITTSDYDKEKLQERLAKLAGGVAEIKVGAATETELKEKKHRFEDALSTSKAAVEEGIVPGGGVALLNIAKALDKVDADDVDEQSGVNIVRRAIEEPAKWLATNAGMEGAVVVARIKSEKHGIGYDVAENRYTDMLKAGIIDATKVTRLALQNAASVASLLLTTEALVVEKGKKDAAAATTGGYNPGDMDM